The Pseudostreptobacillus hongkongensis nucleotide sequence ATAGCCATATCTTAAAACAGAATCAAAATCTGTGTACTTAATCTACTAATTTTTATTTAATAAAAAGTCTAATATATTTATTCGCTTTATTCCATCTTCATTTTATAATAACTTTTTTAAGTCCACTTTAAAAACTTTTGGTTTTAACTAACCTTTTATACTTCACTAAAAAATGCACAAGTTTTCACCTGTGCATCTATATTTATTTACCTAGTTTTATTTCATTCCATATCTTATCTTGAATTTCTTTTGTTTCTTCATCTAAAGCTCTTGGTAGTTTTGCCTTAGATCTTATTTCTTCTGCAGATATTATTGGTTTAACATCTGAATTTTCTTCAACACCTTTAATTATACTTGGATTTCTTAACACTTTTAAAACTTCAACAAAGTTTTCTGGTCTGTATAAGAACTCTAAGAATTTATATGCATTTTCCTTATTAGGTGCTGTTTTAGTTATAGCCATGCTATCTATATACATCATAGCTCCTTGAGGTGCAAAATATTCAAATTTATTTGCATCAGTTCCTTCTACTTCATAATATACATCTGGATAACCATGAACTATAGCAAATTCACCACTTGCCATACCTTTCCCAGCTGCATTAGAATCGAACTTAGCAAGATTAGCTGCCCATTCTTGAACTTTAGCCTTAGCCTTATTTAACTCATCTAAATTTTTAGAATCTGATTCATATCCTAAATATTGAAGAGCTAATCCTAAAACTTCACGACCATCATCAAGCATAGTCATTCTACCTTTAAATTTAGTGTCTAAGAATATATCTGGCGTTTTAACATAATCTTTACCAATCATATCTGTATTAACAGTTATTCCTGTTGCCATATATGAATAAGGTATACTATAGTTTAAACCATCATCATAAACTTTAGAAATTTCTAATAAATCTAACTTTTCGTCCATATTTTCAAAAGTTTTACCAAGTTTTGACTTATCTAATTTTTCAAGTAAATCTGCTCCAACCATAACTGGAATATAGTCTGTTGAAGGTGAAACTATATCATATTCACTAGAACCTGCCATAAGTTTAGCAATCATAGTATCGTTATTATCATAATAACTTAAATTAACTTTTATACCTGTTTCTGCTTCAAAATCTTTTACAACTTTATCTGGAACAAAATATGTCCAAGTATAAATGTTTAATTCATTAGTACTCTTATTATCAGAAGTACTACCTCCACAACTTACTAAAAGTGTCAACATAGACACCATTAAAAATAGAAATCTTTTCAACTATCTACCTCCTAAATATTTTTTAGCTATTTCTCTATCATCAAAATGTATTTTTTCTCTACCAATAATTTGATAATCTTCATGTCCTTTTCCAGCTATCAAGAGTATATCATTTTTTTGTAACATTTGTATAGCTTTTTTTATAGCTTCTTCTCTATCCACTATTCTATAATATTCTATATCATGCATACCCTTTTCAACATCATCTAATATTTTTTCTGGATCTTCACATCTAGGGTTATCAGAAGTTATATATACCACATCACTAAATCTAGATGCAACATCTGCCATTATAGGTCTTTTAGTATTATCTCTATCTCCACCAGCTCCAAATACTGTTATTACTCTATTTTTTTTCATTATATTTAATGTTTTTAAAATATTCTCTAATCCATCAGGAGTATGAGCATAATCAACTACAACCATAACATCCTTATCATTTTCTATAATCTCAAATCTACCTGCTATAGATTTAACAGTTTCTAGTTTTGATATGACCTCATCTAAATCCATACCTAAGTTTAAACAACATAAAACTACTCCTAAAATATTAGAAAGGTTGTATTCTCCCATAAGTTTAGTAACTATTTCATATTCTTTATCACCTTTTGTTATTTTTACCCTCATACCTTTTAATGTATATTCAAGTATTTCACCTTTTATATTAGCATCTTCTTTTATAGAAAAAGTATAAGATTTATCTTCAAGTCTTCTACAATATTTATCGTCTTTATTTACTATTAATTTAGAACCATCTTTCATAAGATTTACAATAGAGGCTTTAGCCTGATAATAGTTTTCCATAGTTTTATGAAAATCTAAATGATCCTGTGTAAGATTAGTAAATATTGCACTATCAAATCTAAGCATATTAACTCTACCTATAGCTAAAGCATGTGAACTTACTTCCATCAAGAAATATTCAACACCTTTTTCCACACTTTTTTTCATAAGTTTTATAAGGTCTAATGATTCTGGTGTAGTATTTTTAGCTGGATATTCTTCATCTAATACCCTATAACCAGTAGTTCCAATTCTTGCAGAATTAGTTAATATAGATTCTAAAATATATGTAGATGTTGTTTTACCATTAGTTCCTGTTACTCCAACTATCTTTAACTTATTTTGAGGATATCCATAAAAATTAGAAGCAATTTTACCTAATTTTTCTCTTAAATTCTTAACATATACTATATTAACCCCTTCTGGATAATCTATATCATCTCTTTCTACTATTATCATAGATGCGCCTTGATTTATAGCTTTATCAATAAAATTATGTCCATCTACAACAGAACCTACTAAAGCTACAAACACATCATTTTTAGATATACTTCTAGAATCATAGTCCATTTCTTTAAATTCTTTGTTTTCACCATTTCTTAAAACAACATAGTCTAAACCTTTAAAAATTTCTTCTATTTTCATAACTCTCCTATTTTCCACTTATAGTAGAATAAACTAAATCAACATATTTTTTTACACCATTTTGTTTAGGATGTGTCCCATCTTTATAGAATAATTCTCTATTTCCTTTTGCTACTGAATACCAATCTATCATTTTAATATTAGGATATGTTTCTGATAAATTCTTAATTTCAGCATTTACACTTTTTTCCCAAGAATCTGGAACAACAACATTAATGAAATATATTTCTCTATTTCCTAATATAGCTAAAACTTTTTCTAAATCTTTTTTAGAAATTGTTCCATTAGTTCCAAGTCCTATTACTACTGTATCGTATAAAGTACCCTTTGATTTCATATCTTCAAGTATTTCTGGTAGTTTTGAAAATTGTCTTGAAACTTTAGAATCAATAACTGCATTAGGATATTTCTTCTTAAGCTCAGTTTTAGTCATTTCCATTACAGAATCTCCAACAAAACTTATTTTTCTATCATCTACCCCACTAACCTTATTCTCCGCTACTGTTTCTTTATTTTCCTCTACTTTAGGTGTTTCAGTTTCCACCTTAGATTGTTCTTCTCGAATTTTATTCATTTCCTCTAGATCTTTATTTACATAATCAGGTAAAGCATAAACACTCCCTACCGTCAGAATAAATAACCCTATTAATATTTTTTTCATTTCAAATCCTTTCTTTTCAAAAATATAGTATGATATTTCTGAAATTACTATCAAGACTACTATTTCTATTAAAAACTTAACTGAAAAATCTAATGTTGACCATTTAAAAATTTCTCTTAAGAATATCATGATAGGAAATTGCCATAAATAGTATTGATATTCTCTTTTACCTATAAAAGATATAAATGATAATATATGGCTAACTACTGGTAGTTCTACTTTTTTAATATTAGTTTTAACAAGTAAAACTGCTATTAAAGATACAAGTAAACTCGTAATATATAGTCCACCATAATAGTTTATAGGATTTTGATAATCTATAAAGAATGAATATGCTATCAACAAAATATATCCTATTATACTTGATAACAATAAATATGTTTTTTCTATTAACGATATTTTTCTATTATAATAAAAAGCTGCAACTGCTGCTGCTATAAAGAAGGTAAACATTCTTGTATCTGTTCCATAATATATAACAGAAAAGTCAACTCCATTATAGAACTTATGCCCCATAATCAAAGCAGATATTAAACTAATACTCAAGAATACCCAACTCATATTTTTAGTTGACATTTTAACTTTTCTAAACCCTATTATTAATAAAGGTAGTATTATATACATTTGTAATTGAAAAGAAAGTGCCCAAATATGAGTTAAAGGTAACAATGTATTATACTTATCAAAATATGATATTTTATAAATTATTTGAAATAAGTTATTAACTCCAAAGACTGAATATACAGCACTTGCCCTATACTTAGCTTCTAATCCACCATTCAAAAAATATATAGCTAAAGTTGAAAATAAAATTATAGTTAATAAACTCGGGTAAATTCTAACTATTCTTTTTTTAATTTCTTCCCAAAAAGTAAAGTCTCTTTTTAATAAGTTGTCTGTAACTAAGTACCCACTTAATGCAAAAAATACTATAACCCCTACATACATTCCTTGATATGAAAACCAGTGGTAAACACATATCATAATAAGAGCTATTGCTCTTAAAATATCTAATCCTTCTATTCTTCTCTTCTTATTCATTTTCTCCATTCTTCCTTTAACATTTTTAATATATTTTATCATATCTATATAAATATTACTATATATTTAAAGAAAGAAAAAAGAAAGTCTAAACTTTCTTTAACCTTTTTATTCATGTTTAACTTTTATTTTCAACCTAATTTTCTAATAATATTATACAACTTTAAAGAATAAATCAATAAATTATATCTTACCTCTAAAAGCCTTATCAAGTATACTTTTTTCAAATAAAGAAATCCTAAATTAAAATAGTAAGTGTCTATATTTGTTTTAGGAGCTCCTCCACTAATTATAGATGTTATATCTCCAAGCCTTACACATTCCCATTTTTCTGGTAATTCATATGGTTGTTCTTTCTTGGGTATCTCTTTTATGTTATATACCATACTAGTCCTCTTCTGTTAACCCACTATTTTTTAATTCTTGGATTACTTCATCTAAAAGAGAAATAGCTTCTTTTAAACCATCTATTATTTCTAATGTATTTGATATTGGATTAGGTAACTTGTATAAATCAAGTAAAGTTTCATCTTTTATTAGTCCTAAATCTAAAGAGTAATCTTTCTTTATTACTTCATCTATACTTACCTTATTCCATCTTTCTAATTCTTCTTTTCTTTTTTCATCTTTATATGTATTTTCAAATTCTTCAAAATATTTTTCTGTAAGTGATGTATTTTTACCAAAATTAGGCATATTTGTTCTTAAATCATAGAACCATATATCCTTTGTATTATTCATATCAGTTTTACCTCTATTAAAGAATAATACATTAGTTTTTACTCCTTGAGCATAAAATATTCCTGTAGGTAATCTTAATATAGTATGAACGTTACATTTATTTAATAAATCTTTTCTTATTTCTTTTCCTACTCCACCTTTTTTGTACCAAATGGAGGATTCGTTAATATTAAATCAAAATTTTTAAGTTCTATTCCTAAAGATGATAAAGTATCCCCTTGTAAGAATGTCCCCACTATTCCATGTAGTAATAATTCATTACTCCTTGTCTATGAGTATCAGCTACAAGTTCATAACCTAAAAAGGCTTGTTTTTTCTGAAAATCATATTCTTCATCTTTAAGATCTATATAATCATCTGTCTTTGATTTAAGGTATCTATCACCTGATATTATGAAACCTAAAATACCACATGTTAAATCGTATAGGCAACATCAATGTATTAAAGTCTAATTCTCTGTTAATTCAGTTGGATTATTAATCCTATAAACTGGGATTTATCATACACTTTTATAGTTTAAACTTGATATAAAAATCAAACTATAAATACTATTTCATAACATTAAGCCCTACTCTTTACACCATATAAATGAGTCCAAAGGAATTTGATTACGATTTAAATTCATTTAAAAAACGTTCTGCATAGCCTTCATTATTGAGCACATCCTTAATTCCTTTTATCTTTTCTTCACGTTCTTGTATATCTAAATTCAGCAATAACTTTGTTTCTATAATTAAATTTTGAATATTTTCATCTTCTACATAATCGTAGAGATCTTCCAATCTTTTAATCTTTTCTTCTGTTGCTAGATTATGTTCAATAACATCATTAATTATTTCAATACATTCTTTTTGGGCAGGAAATTCAAACATTACATTTTCTTCTGCAAATAGCGAAATCAACTTTTCTCTGTCATACGGCTTATCTAATTCTTCGTATAAGAATTCTACCTCATCTACCAGGTCTTGTGGAATTATTCCTCTAGTAATATCACTTAAATATGTTATTAAATTTGCCGGATCAAACCCCAGTGCCTCAATCTCATCCACATATTTCAAAAAACTCGTTTTATCTTTAGAGTTTCGCAAGTAAATTAGGAGCTCTTTTACAGCTAAATATTCATTGTCCTGATCTTTTATTAGAGATTTTTCTTGACTATAGAATATTTTGGATGCTTTTGAATCTGACCGTAATTCATATGTATATGTTTGATTTTTTGAACTTCCCTTTATAACTAACTTATAGTATTTTGCAGCTATACTTTTTAAAGTTCGACCAAACAATTCTTTTACATTTTCATTTACTACAATAAAGCTGCCATAAAAAAACCCTGTATTGGTTTCCACATAATTGGAATCGCTTTTTAAAAAAGTACGAATTAGCTCTATCTCTTTGTCCCAGTCTCCATCAATATTAAATCTCATATATCTTGCTGTATTATAAAATCCACACAAAAGTTCAAATAAAGCATTTTCTTGTTTTGAGAACTCTATGTTTTCGTTATGAATTTTTAACACTTCTTTTATTTTATCTCTCAATCCAGTATGGCTATGAGTGATTAACTCCTTTTCAAATTTTGTTTCATCAACCTCATCATCCAATGTCCACAATACATAAACTATTTTTTCTAAGCGCTCAATTCCTACCGCCATATTATAGAGAGACGCAAAAGTTGGTCCTTTATTCGATATATATTTTAATCGACAAAATTCATGAATGCCATTATATATAAACTCACCTGCAATGTCCAACTCTATAACCATATTAAAATTCTTATATTTCCACCGTTGATCCATTTCTTCACCTATAAATTAAAATTTATCTCTATTATTAACTGAAAAATAATTATTTCTTTTCCTCTAATTTTTTAATACCACTATCACCAAGTTTTTCAAGTGATATCAATTGTGTTATTGCAAGTTTTCTAAGCTCTATCATCCTTTCCTTTTGTTCCATACCTTTACCGATAAGAATTGCATTATAGCTTTCCATATTGGCAAGCACCAGTAACTCATTCAGACTTGCATAGTCCCTCATATTACCTTTCAAATCTGGATTTTCTTCACGCCACTGTTTTGCTCGCTTGTTAAATAATGCAACATTGAGCATATCTGCTTCACTTGCATATTTATAGGATAACTGTTCATTGGTAAGATCCTTTAATAGATATTCTTTGATTGCATCTGTATGGATTTTATAGTTAATCTTAGAAATTTCTCTATTCAAATTCCAACCTAATGATAGCTTAGAATTTTCATCTAACTTAAGCCTTTTGTAATCTTGGATTAAATAGAGCTTAAACTCTGCTGAAATCCACGAAGCAAATTCCATTGCTATATCAGGATGAGCGAACGTTCCTCCGCCTCTCCCAGATTTAGAAACAATACCGATCGCATTTGTATTTTCAATCCATCTTTGAGGCGATAATGTGAATGCATTTGTTCCTGCTTCCTTTCTAAAGGAGTCGAATTCGACCCCTTTAAAATTAGGATTATGAATAGTCTCCCATAAACCAAGGAATTCAATTGTATCTCTTACTCTTAGCCAGTTTTTAACAACATCTTTAGGTTCATGCACATTTTTGTATCTTGCAATATCCGTTAAACTTATATAGTCATTTTTAAAGTCTTCAGTATAAATTTGAATAGCAAAACCTTTTGCTTCAATCGTGTCTTTTTTCACCTTAGACATGTGAGTGCCTCCTTTATGTTGATGTACTGTTTACAACATTTATTTTCGTAATAACTGCTCTAAACAGCACACCAACGATTCATTTTTTTGATTTTAAACTTTGGTAGAAGCTCTAAAACCTTTGTATTTACTTGACTATTTGCCTGTGTCATTATTATGACACAAAATCCATCAGCTGGATCACATATTTTTTCTCCTATTTTTGGTTCTATAACCTTAACTATAGAATCTATTAACACACGAGGAGTAAAGTACTGTCCTACACCAGATTTCTTTTCTGAGGCATTTTTTCTAATAAACCTTCATAAAGATCCCCTAAATCTTCTTTATCTACTGAATACCAGTCTATCTTATCTATTTCATAAAATATCTTTCTTAAATTAGATGGTTCTTCTATATTTGTTTTTGCATTCTTATATATAGTAGAAAGTGAAGTTGCACTTTGAGATAAATCAATTAAAGCTCTTTGATAAGTTGACTTTAATTCTAATCCATCTAAAAGTATTAAATTATCCCAGCTATATTCTTCAGGTATTTCTTTTTCTTGTTCTTTTTCTTTTGCCATTTTTAAGAATAATATATATGTCAACTCTGTAACATATTCGTGATATGTAATACCATCATCTCTTAAAACATTGCATAAATTCCATAATTTTTGTACTATTTCATTACATTTTCTTGTTGCACGTCCCAACATTTGATGATAAAGTATACGGCTATTTACTTTTCTTAAAAATACAAGATTAGAAATTCTTGGAACATCTATACCCATTGTAAGTAAATCAACAGTAACTACTATAGTTGGATATATTTCATTTTTAAATTTCTTAATAAGATTGTCTATATCTTTAATTTCACCAGTCATTCTAACTATCATATCATCGTTAATATCATATATTCCTTGTTCTATATATGCTTGTTTTAAATATTCAACTATCTTGTCTGCATGATTTCTATTAACTGAAAATATTAAAGTTTTAGCAGGACCCTCTGGATTAATATTCTCAGCAAGAGCTTCACAAACTACCCTATTAAAATTATCGTTTGTAATTTTTCTATTAAATCCTATGGCGAATAAAAGCCTTTAAGTGCTTTAAAAGGCATTTTCTTATCCCTTAAATCTTTAAATAGTATACCTGATTTTTCAGGTAAATCCTTATTATATTCCCTACCATTACTTGAAAATATGAACGGTACCTTATATTCCCTTTCTTCTACATTTTTATATAGTATAACTCCATCAGGTAAATTTATACCTTTTGAATATATAGTTGCATCATTATTAAGTGCACCTAAAACATCTTCTTCAAATTTTTTAGCTTCAATTATACCTACAAGTTTAAGACCTACAAATAAGGCATAATCTGCATATCCTTTTTTCCCATTTTCCTTAATACAAGGCCATTCTGCTATAGTTAAATTCTTATTATTTTGAGGCTTAACTTTACCATATTTTATAACCTCGGTATCAACTTCCCAACCTGCTTATCTTAATTTTTCATCTATAATTACTCTTGTTTCTTTTTCATTTAATTCACGCTTAACCTTACCACGTAAGATTTTTCTTCTCTCTTCTTTAGACTTTAAATATTCTAATTTAGAAAAAACATCTTCTAATTCTTTTTCCTTTTCATCTGTTATTTTAACAAGTTCTTCATATCTTTTAGTATTATCAATATTTTCTGGTTTTTTATATACAACCGTTTCTGCATTAAAATTAAAATCTGTACCATATATTTCTTAAAACCATGCTCCAAGTTTTACAGAAAGAGATATTAAAGTCGGCCATTTCACTGTACCATAAGTTCCATGTGCTGCCTTATTACCTTTAATACGCAAAATATTTAATATATCTTCTATATCATTTGTAATCAGACTATATCTTTCTAATATACTTATCCTTTTATATGCTTCGGTTGTTTTTGTGGTATCTAAATTTTCAAGAATAAATATATTTTTTACCAATTCTTCACTAAATTGTCTAAGTTTCATAATTTATGTATTAGGATCTTTATACATTACACTTTCAGCCATTTCACCTATTCTTGCTAATTGTTCCAAATCCTTTTCTAAAAACTAAAATTTGAAACCATCTATTCTTATATCGCATATTTCATCTTTGTTAAAATTATACCATAAAATATATATTTTTAACAAAAAATATTCATAAATTATATCTTATATTCTTCACTTTATTTTTACTCATATTAATGATATAATTAAAAATATTATATTAAGTGAGGTGATATTGTGAAAAAAGGATTAAAATTATGTTTTATCTCACTTTTTTTATTTAGTTGTTCAAGCATAGTAACAACAAGTATAAAAAGTATAAACTATCTTTATTCTGGAGATAAATCAAATATAGTCGGTATAGGACATACACTTAAAGACTATGAACCCGGTTGGTATCCTAGTAAAAATACCCATTTTGAAAGGATATATTATTCCAAAACAAAACTAGAATTAATTAAACCCAAAAATAAGCAGAATAAGTATGTAATATATTGGGCTCATGGAGGTGCATTTCTTTACCCATTAACCAATTTTTACAGAGAACTTGCAGAATATATGATACGTGTTAATGATAATTATGATATAGTTTTTGTGGATTATAGGCAACTACCAGAACATAAATACCCAGAGGGGAATATAGACTTTGAAAACGGTCTTAAATGGTGTATGGAAAAGTATAACAAGGTCTATGTAATGGGTGATTCTGCTGGTGGTAACCTCGTTATGTCAAATTCATTAAAAAGAAGAGATGAAGGACAAAAACTTCCTGATGCTATCGTATTAATATCTCCATTTTTAGATATTTCATATACAGTAAACAGTAGGTTTGAGAATGTTAAAACAGACATATTAATAGGTAGTAAAAAAGATGATTTTAAACCTGCCAAACTTTTAGCAGAAAATGAATATTTTAAGGGATTTGATAATAAGGATCCATACATTTCTCCTGTTTTTGGAGAGTTTGATAATTTCCCTCCTACATATATAGAGGTTAATAAAGGTGAATTACTCTTTGATGATTCAAATATAGTGGCACAAAAATTAAATAAACTTGGTATAGAAAACGAATTAAAAATAACAGAAAACTTATTCCATGACTATATCATATTAAAAGCTTTACCTGAATCAAAAATAGCAATTCAAAACATATTTAAATTTTTGGATAAACAAAGAGGTGAGTAATGGAAAAAGAACTATTAGAAATAAGACAAGAACTATTAGATACTAATCCTGTAGAACTTGCACAAGATCTTGAAGAATTAGAAATACAAGATATAGTTGACATATTGTATTTAATAGAAGTTGAACATTCAGCTGAAGTCTTTCCTTATCTTTCTATAGATAAAAAAGAAGAATTAATATTAAAGTTAAATCAAAACTTTGTATATGACTTAATAGAAAATCTATATACAGATGATATTAAAGAAATTTTAGATAATGAGAATGAAGAAGTAGTTAATAGGATACTTGACCTTGCATCACCAAGTAGAAAGTTACAATTAAATTTACAATTAAAATTTGATGAATATTCTGCCGGGGCTTTAATGTCTGTGGACTTTGTTAAAATATCTGATGAAGATAATGTTTTAATAGCTATGAAAAAAATTAAATCTCAGGAAAAAATAGCTGAGACTATTTCTTATTGTTATGTAGTAAATGAATATTCAACACTTATTGGATGTATATCAATGAAAGATATACTACTTGCACCTGATGATATGCTAATTAAAGATTTAATGGAAAGTGATATAATTACAGTAAATGTAGATGATGACCAAGAAGAAGTTACTCAAGTTTTCTCTAAGTATGATTTACTTGCAGTACCAGTTGTTGATGATATGCACCACATACTTGGAATAATAACTATAGATGACGTTCTTGATATTATAGAAGAAGAAGTAACAGAAGATATTCAAAGAATGAACGCCATTAATCCAACTGAAGGTAATTATTTAGATCTTTCTACATTTGAAATGAGTAAAAGTAGGATAGTTTGGTTATTAATACTTATGATATCAGCAACAGTTTCTGGATCTATAATTACAGCAAACAAAGATATAACAATTCTTTCATCTGTTTTAATATTCATGCCTATGATAATGGATACAGCTGGTAATGCTGGATGTCAATCTAGTGCCATGGTTATAAGAGGGATAGTTGTAGATAATATGACCATTTCTAACATATGGGATATATTAAAAAAAGAATTATTAAGTTCTGCTATACTTGGAGCTATACTATTTGTAATTAATACTTTAAGAATTATAATCCTTATGCCCTCAGTAGGTTTTGTTACAGCTTTCGTTGTATCACTTACTATTCTTATAATCGTTACTACAGCAAATATAATAGGGGGATTACTACCTATTATGGGGCACTACTTTAAAATAGATCCTGCAAGTATGAGTGGACCTGTACTTACTACAGCTTGTGATGCAATTTCACTTATAACATACTTCGGGCTTATAAGACTATTCCACATGGGAGGATTGATATAATGTATACTATAGAACAAATTGAAGATATCTTAATCAATGCTATTCGTGAGAAAAAAGTTG carries:
- a CDS encoding extracellular solute-binding protein, whose protein sequence is MKRFLFLMVSMLTLLVSCGGSTSDNKSTNELNIYTWTYFVPDKVVKDFEAETGIKVNLSYYDNNDTMIAKLMAGSSEYDIVSPSTDYIPVMVGADLLEKLDKSKLGKTFENMDEKLDLLEISKVYDDGLNYSIPYSYMATGITVNTDMIGKDYVKTPDIFLDTKFKGRMTMLDDGREVLGLALQYLGYESDSKNLDELNKAKAKVQEWAANLAKFDSNAAGKGMASGEFAIVHGYPDVYYEVEGTDANKFEYFAPQGAMMYIDSMAITKTAPNKENAYKFLEFLYRPENFVEVLKVLRNPSIIKGVEENSDVKPIISAEEIRSKAKLPRALDEETKEIQDKIWNEIKLGK
- a CDS encoding UDP-N-acetylmuramoyl-L-alanyl-D-glutamate--2,6-diaminopimelate ligase; protein product: MKIEEIFKGLDYVVLRNGENKEFKEMDYDSRSISKNDVFVALVGSVVDGHNFIDKAINQGASMIIVERDDIDYPEGVNIVYVKNLREKLGKIASNFYGYPQNKLKIVGVTGTNGKTTSTYILESILTNSARIGTTGYRVLDEEYPAKNTTPESLDLIKLMKKSVEKGVEYFLMEVSSHALAIGRVNMLRFDSAIFTNLTQDHLDFHKTMENYYQAKASIVNLMKDGSKLIVNKDDKYCRRLEDKSYTFSIKEDANIKGEILEYTLKGMRVKITKGDKEYEIVTKLMGEYNLSNILGVVLCCLNLGMDLDEVISKLETVKSIAGRFEIIENDKDVMVVVDYAHTPDGLENILKTLNIMKKNRVITVFGAGGDRDNTKRPIMADVASRFSDVVYITSDNPRCEDPEKILDDVEKGMHDIEYYRIVDREEAIKKAIQMLQKNDILLIAGKGHEDYQIIGREKIHFDDREIAKKYLGGR
- a CDS encoding acyltransferase family protein, with the protein product MNKKRRIEGLDILRAIALIMICVYHWFSYQGMYVGVIVFFALSGYLVTDNLLKRDFTFWEEIKKRIVRIYPSLLTIILFSTLAIYFLNGGLEAKYRASAVYSVFGVNNLFQIIYKISYFDKYNTLLPLTHIWALSFQLQMYIILPLLIIGFRKVKMSTKNMSWVFLSISLISALIMGHKFYNGVDFSVIYYGTDTRMFTFFIAAAVAAFYYNRKISLIEKTYLLLSSIIGYILLIAYSFFIDYQNPINYYGGLYITSLLVSLIAVLLVKTNIKKVELPVVSHILSFISFIGKREYQYYLWQFPIMIFLREIFKWSTLDFSVKFLIEIVVLIVISEISYYIFEKKGFEMKKILIGLFILTVGSVYALPDYVNKDLEEMNKIREEQSKVETETPKVEENKETVAENKVSGVDDRKISFVGDSVMEMTKTELKKKYPNAVIDSKVSRQFSKLPEILEDMKSKGTLYDTVVIGLGTNGTISKKDLEKVLAILGNREIYFINVVVPDSWEKSVNAEIKNLSETYPNIKMIDWYSVAKGNRELFYKDGTHPKQNGVKKYVDLVYSTISGK
- a CDS encoding N-6 DNA methylase, coding for MNESSIWYKKGGVGKEIRKDLLNKCNVHTILRLPTGIFYAQGVKTNVLFFNRGKTDMNNTKDIWFYDLRTNMPNFGKNTSLTEKYFEEFENTYKDEKRKEELERWNKVSIDEVIKKDYSLDLGLIKDETLLDLYKLPNPISNTLEIIDGLKEAISLLDEVIQELKNSGLTEED
- a CDS encoding KilA-N domain-containing protein, which codes for MSKVKKDTIEAKGFAIQIYTEDFKNDYISLTDIARYKNVHEPKDVVKNWLRVRDTIEFLGLWETIHNPNFKGVEFDSFRKEAGTNAFTLSPQRWIENTNAIGIVSKSGRGGGTFAHPDIAMEFASWISAEFKLYLIQDYKRLKLDENSKLSLGWNLNREISKINYKIHTDAIKEYLLKDLTNEQLSYKYASEADMLNVALFNKRAKQWREENPDLKGNMRDYASLNELLVLANMESYNAILIGKGMEQKERMIELRKLAITQLISLEKLGDSGIKKLEEKK
- a CDS encoding type I restriction-modification system subunit M N-terminal domain-containing protein, with translation MGFNRKITNDNFNRVVCEALAENINPEGPAKTLIFSVNRNHADKIVEYLKQAYIEQGIYDINDDMIVRMTGEIKDIDNLIKKFKNEIYPTIVVTVDLLTMGIDVPRISNLVFLRKVNSRILYHQMLGRATRKCNEIVQKLWNLCNVLRDDGITYHEYVTELTYILFLKMAKEKEQEKEIPEEYSWDNLILLDGLELKSTYQRALIDLSQSATSLSTIYKNAKTNIEEPSNLRKIFYEIDKIDWYSVDKEDLGDLYEGLLEKMPQKRNLV
- a CDS encoding type I restriction endonuclease, with product MKYGKVKPQNNKNLTIAEWPCIKENGKKGYADYALFVGLKLVGIIEAKKFEEDVLGALNNDATIYSKGINLPDGVILYKNVEEREYKVPFIFSSNGREYNKDLPEKSGILFKDLRDKKMPFKALKGFYSP
- a CDS encoding DUF4145 domain-containing protein, whose amino-acid sequence is MKLRQFSEELVKNIFILENLDTTKTTEAYKRISILERYSLITNDIEDILNILRIKGNKAAHGTYGTVKWPTLISLSVKLGAWF
- a CDS encoding alpha/beta hydrolase, whose product is MKKGLKLCFISLFLFSCSSIVTTSIKSINYLYSGDKSNIVGIGHTLKDYEPGWYPSKNTHFERIYYSKTKLELIKPKNKQNKYVIYWAHGGAFLYPLTNFYRELAEYMIRVNDNYDIVFVDYRQLPEHKYPEGNIDFENGLKWCMEKYNKVYVMGDSAGGNLVMSNSLKRRDEGQKLPDAIVLISPFLDISYTVNSRFENVKTDILIGSKKDDFKPAKLLAENEYFKGFDNKDPYISPVFGEFDNFPPTYIEVNKGELLFDDSNIVAQKLNKLGIENELKITENLFHDYIILKALPESKIAIQNIFKFLDKQRGE